The Paraphotobacterium marinum genome contains a region encoding:
- a CDS encoding glycosyltransferase family 4 protein, with product MNIILIADEYIPLSRKVQPKMQHELAVHLVNEGHNVTALMPTFRKEKLRETIDGVDVIRYKIGVNKNTSKVRRLISELSLSRKAWKGFKNNYCLKPELVVYFSPPIFFGKLIQKIKRKYNATSYLVLRDFFPQWVIDQGMIKEKSLIAKFFRHYEQISYESADKIGVMSPENLKWFNQYTCNKYKNITEVLYNWVDKSFLEPIAPNKDFRRKYNLESKTIMIYGGNIGHAQDMMNIVRLGAGLQHLTQVHIVIIGQGDEYELVESEIKRLKLENITLLPGVSQNEYFAIQKISDIGLFCLHRDHKTHNFPGKILGYLAQGLPVLGCVNSGNDLKELINDSGAGLISVSGEDSKLLQNAINLIHDTDGRENMRKNSLALLVSCFSVDAAATQVIK from the coding sequence ATGAATATCATTTTAATTGCCGACGAATACATACCTCTAAGTAGAAAAGTTCAACCTAAAATGCAGCATGAGCTAGCTGTACATTTAGTTAATGAGGGACATAATGTTACTGCATTAATGCCAACTTTTAGAAAGGAAAAGTTAAGAGAGACAATTGATGGTGTTGATGTAATTAGATATAAAATTGGTGTAAATAAAAACACATCTAAAGTACGACGATTAATTAGCGAGTTATCATTATCAAGAAAAGCATGGAAGGGATTTAAGAATAATTATTGTTTAAAGCCGGAGTTGGTTGTTTATTTTTCCCCCCCTATTTTTTTTGGAAAGCTTATTCAGAAAATAAAAAGAAAATATAATGCAACTAGTTACTTAGTTTTAAGGGATTTTTTTCCTCAATGGGTTATTGATCAAGGGATGATCAAAGAGAAATCATTAATTGCAAAGTTCTTTAGGCACTATGAGCAAATTAGCTATGAGTCAGCAGATAAAATTGGGGTTATGTCTCCAGAAAATTTAAAATGGTTTAATCAGTATACATGCAATAAATATAAGAACATAACAGAAGTGCTGTATAACTGGGTGGACAAAAGTTTTCTTGAACCTATCGCTCCCAATAAAGATTTTAGGCGGAAGTATAATTTAGAATCTAAAACTATAATGATCTATGGAGGAAATATTGGGCATGCACAAGATATGATGAATATTGTGCGTTTAGGAGCTGGCCTCCAGCATCTCACGCAAGTACATATTGTTATAATTGGGCAAGGTGATGAATATGAGCTTGTAGAATCTGAAATTAAGCGTTTGAAGCTGGAAAACATTACACTACTTCCAGGAGTTTCTCAGAATGAGTATTTTGCGATTCAAAAAATATCAGATATAGGCTTGTTTTGTCTTCATAGAGACCATAAAACACATAATTTCCCGGGTAAAATATTGGGCTACTTAGCACAGGGTCTTCCTGTCTTGGGTTGTGTGAATTCAGGGAATGATCTAAAGGAGCTTATTAATGACTCTGGTGCTGGCCTTATTTCTGTTTCAGGAGAGGATAGTAAATTGTTGCAAAATGCAATAAATCTGATTCATGATACAGATGGTAGAGAGAATATGAGAAAAAACTCTTTAGCATTATTAGTTTCATGTTTTTCTGTGGATGCAGCAGCCACGCAAGTAATAAAGTAG
- the wecB gene encoding non-hydrolyzing UDP-N-acetylglucosamine 2-epimerase, producing the protein MKKLKLMTIVGTRPEIIRLSEVIKKADISFEQVFVHTGQNYDYELNQIFFDDLGLRNPDEYLNAVGNSLGQTIGNIISSSYDVMKKHMPDALLLLGDTNSCLAAYSAKRLKIPVFHMEAGNRCFDQNVPEEINRRVVDCISDVNLAYTEHSRRYLLSEGAKKEYTFVTGSPMTEVLKANLHKIEQSVILDELNLKKRKYIVVSAHREENIDSEKNFILLMEGLNELASTYDLPVIYSLHPRSKAFLEKRKVALHPNLQLMKPFGFSDYNALQKNAYLVVSDSGTLSEESAILSFPGILIRTSTERPEAVDKGTVVVAGIDKQSILQASTVLLQTFDYDHDRYVLPHDYKDDNVSNKITRIIQGYTPIINQFIWRK; encoded by the coding sequence GTGAAAAAATTAAAATTAATGACAATTGTTGGAACAAGACCTGAGATTATTCGTCTATCTGAGGTTATAAAAAAAGCAGATATTTCCTTTGAACAAGTTTTTGTTCACACAGGGCAGAATTATGATTATGAGCTTAATCAAATATTCTTTGATGACTTAGGGCTAAGGAATCCAGATGAATATTTAAACGCAGTTGGTAACTCACTTGGCCAAACAATAGGTAATATTATCTCATCATCATACGATGTAATGAAAAAACACATGCCAGATGCTTTATTATTGTTGGGAGATACTAATAGTTGTTTAGCTGCGTATTCTGCAAAGAGACTTAAAATTCCAGTATTTCATATGGAGGCTGGTAATAGGTGCTTTGATCAAAATGTGCCAGAAGAGATAAATCGCAGGGTTGTCGATTGTATTAGTGATGTTAACTTAGCTTATACTGAGCATAGTCGTCGTTATTTGTTAAGTGAGGGAGCTAAAAAAGAATATACATTTGTCACCGGCTCGCCTATGACAGAGGTTTTAAAAGCAAATCTTCATAAAATAGAACAAAGTGTAATTCTTGATGAACTCAACTTAAAAAAAAGGAAATACATAGTTGTATCTGCTCATAGAGAGGAGAATATTGATTCTGAGAAAAATTTCATTTTATTAATGGAGGGACTTAACGAGCTTGCTAGCACGTATGATTTGCCTGTGATTTACTCCCTTCATCCAAGAAGCAAAGCTTTTTTAGAGAAGCGCAAGGTAGCATTGCATCCTAACTTACAACTGATGAAGCCTTTTGGTTTTAGTGACTATAATGCATTGCAAAAAAATGCTTACTTAGTTGTTTCTGATAGTGGAACATTGAGCGAGGAGTCGGCAATATTATCTTTTCCAGGTATTTTAATTCGTACTAGTACAGAGAGACCTGAAGCGGTTGATAAAGGTACGGTAGTCGTGGCGGGAATTGATAAGCAATCAATTTTACAGGCTTCAACAGTATTATTGCAGACATTTGATTATGATCATGATCGCTATGTGCTGCCTCATGACTATAAAGACGATAATGTATCAAATAAAATAACTCGTATTATCCAAGGTTACACACCTATTATTAATCAATTTATATGGCGTAAATAA
- a CDS encoding polysaccharide biosynthesis C-terminal domain-containing protein: MKKKILVTGSKGFIAKNFISHLEYGGFSEFDVIKVCRSTSDQKLKQYVESADILIHLAGENRPKSREGFIEGNFNYTQKLVDYSKKNKTPIIYTSSIQAELNNDYGLSKLAAEETLLNYQKETGAIIAISRLPNVFGKWCKPNYNSFIATMCYNLWRDIPLNIKNENQILNLVYVDDVIKTLIEKMNEIIMNGKIGSNYFSINPQYKETIKNIFNFLNDIKDGQRNLKISNRSDGFNRALSATFLSYCPEKHIKYTLEEYADERGSFYEIFKLGKSGQISVSTTKPGIVRGNHFHHSKQEKFLVIKGKCAFKFRCIDSGNIVELQTSEDKKEVVEVPLGYTHNFTNIGTDELVVLIWCNEEFDRKNPDTYFLEV, from the coding sequence ATGAAAAAGAAAATCTTAGTGACGGGTTCAAAGGGCTTTATTGCAAAAAACTTTATATCTCATCTTGAATATGGAGGTTTCTCTGAGTTTGATGTTATCAAAGTTTGTCGATCAACGTCAGATCAGAAACTTAAACAATATGTTGAGTCTGCTGATATTTTAATTCATTTAGCTGGTGAAAATAGACCTAAAAGTAGAGAAGGTTTTATTGAAGGTAACTTTAATTACACACAAAAGCTTGTCGATTATTCTAAAAAAAATAAAACTCCAATTATTTATACATCATCGATACAAGCTGAATTAAATAATGATTATGGTTTATCTAAGTTGGCTGCAGAGGAAACCCTGTTAAACTACCAAAAAGAAACTGGGGCGATTATTGCGATTTCAAGGCTTCCTAATGTTTTTGGTAAATGGTGTAAACCAAATTATAATTCATTTATTGCGACTATGTGTTACAATTTATGGCGCGATATTCCGTTAAACATAAAAAACGAAAATCAAATTTTGAACCTAGTTTATGTTGATGATGTAATTAAAACTTTGATTGAAAAAATGAATGAAATAATAATGAATGGTAAAATTGGTTCTAATTATTTTTCTATCAACCCACAATATAAAGAAACAATAAAAAATATTTTTAATTTCCTGAACGATATAAAAGATGGTCAACGTAACCTCAAAATCTCAAATAGATCAGATGGATTCAATCGAGCTTTATCTGCTACTTTTTTAAGTTATTGTCCTGAAAAACACATCAAATATACCTTAGAAGAATATGCTGATGAAAGAGGAAGTTTCTATGAAATTTTTAAATTAGGTAAATCTGGACAAATTTCAGTTTCTACGACCAAACCGGGTATAGTTCGGGGTAATCATTTTCATCATTCTAAACAAGAAAAATTTTTAGTGATTAAAGGCAAGTGTGCATTCAAGTTTAGGTGTATTGACTCAGGAAATATTGTTGAATTACAAACTTCAGAAGATAAAAAAGAGGTGGTAGAAGTTCCTTTGGGCTACACTCATAATTTTACTAATATAGGAACAGATGAATTAGTTGTTTTAATTTGGTGTAATGAAGAGTTTGATAGAAAAAATCCGGACACATATTTTTTAGAGGTTTGA
- a CDS encoding polysaccharide biosynthesis protein, protein MFKNKILLITGGTGSFGNAVLRKFLETDISEIRIFSRDEKKQDDMRKKYNSSKLKFYLGDVRDLNSIKDVMSGVDYVFHAAALKQVPSCEFYPTQAVKTNVLGTENVLNIAIENKVEKVIVLSTDKAVYPINAMGISKAMMEKVAIAKSRNCTNETTICCTRYGNVMASRGSVIPLFLEQIKNDREISITDPSMTRFMMSLDEAVELVLFAFKNCKNGDIFVQKSPAATIELLAETLRELVNKPNHPIKVIGTRHGEKLYETLLTREEKVKAVDLGGYYRIPSDDRDLNYDQFFADGEKVITEADEYHSHNTNRLNKTELKKLLLNLREIQLDLKHFKVIK, encoded by the coding sequence ATGTTTAAAAACAAAATTTTATTAATAACTGGGGGAACAGGTTCTTTTGGGAATGCTGTTTTAAGAAAATTTTTGGAAACAGATATTTCTGAAATTCGAATATTTTCTCGTGATGAAAAAAAACAAGATGATATGAGAAAGAAATATAATTCATCAAAATTAAAATTTTATTTAGGTGATGTTAGAGATTTAAACTCTATAAAAGATGTGATGAGTGGTGTGGATTATGTTTTTCATGCTGCAGCATTAAAACAAGTTCCTTCGTGTGAGTTCTATCCCACACAAGCAGTAAAAACAAATGTCCTGGGAACAGAAAATGTCTTGAATATTGCAATAGAAAATAAAGTTGAGAAAGTGATAGTTTTGAGTACAGATAAGGCAGTGTACCCAATTAATGCAATGGGTATTAGTAAAGCAATGATGGAGAAAGTTGCTATTGCCAAATCTAGAAACTGTACCAATGAAACAACTATATGTTGCACACGCTATGGTAATGTTATGGCATCAAGAGGTTCTGTGATTCCTTTATTTTTAGAACAAATTAAAAACGATCGAGAAATCTCAATTACAGATCCTTCTATGACTCGATTTATGATGAGTTTGGATGAAGCAGTTGAATTGGTCCTATTTGCTTTTAAAAATTGTAAAAATGGGGATATCTTTGTACAAAAATCTCCAGCAGCTACTATTGAGTTGCTAGCAGAAACTTTGAGAGAACTTGTTAATAAGCCAAATCACCCCATCAAAGTAATAGGTACCAGACATGGCGAAAAATTATATGAAACTTTATTGACACGCGAAGAAAAAGTGAAAGCTGTGGATCTTGGCGGTTATTATAGAATTCCATCTGATGATCGTGATTTGAACTATGATCAATTTTTTGCTGATGGAGAAAAAGTTATCACGGAAGCAGATGAATATCACTCCCATAATACCAACAGACTGAATAAAACTGAATTAAAAAAATTATTATTAAATCTAAGGGAAATTCAGTTAGACTTAAAGCACTTTAAGGTTATAAAATGA
- a CDS encoding O-antigen polymerase: protein MSLYQNQVITIKCLRIINVLAFLLLLVATTFSFYDDESVSITQILCVDVIIVWLYFIDKPKQIFHPNNIVFIFHFLYVVVPSLIFFIFQAYDIQYTLPWAPPNWLSFHPILFVQILYVYLILFLSFSYFTRNMKVTNFPSYQISTVLFCCVILVMIAFLSLFIIQTGGILAWVTDYKTTYLTGRKGVGGLSFIIRYLSPLVAFMLGLYLRQFKQKFIPFLLGVLFLLFLSYFQGFKSTFIIFLVMMISPWLYKIEITNTKIFVMGLLFFLFLGFANYLRSDGLYNSFQTSIEYLMSYFNVFYLQDIVLNNYEPQFMQTIGLFLNKYAAIMGGGNPNANFDLSVMLTKVYFPGQWESWGATQQWPLVTDLYFNWYGMLFGWIPLIIYAAIISKLYKLFIDCNLYFWPIYIFLFFRIFSTLRSTVIPWDIIVMIVFFFLFYLSMKVIYYVKK, encoded by the coding sequence ATGAGTTTGTATCAAAATCAAGTTATTACTATTAAATGTTTGAGAATAATTAATGTTCTTGCATTTTTACTGTTATTAGTTGCTACAACTTTTTCTTTTTATGATGATGAATCAGTATCGATAACACAAATCCTTTGTGTAGATGTGATAATTGTTTGGCTTTATTTCATCGATAAACCTAAACAGATTTTTCATCCGAATAATATAGTTTTTATTTTTCATTTTTTGTATGTAGTTGTACCGAGTTTAATATTTTTTATTTTTCAAGCTTATGATATACAATATACTCTTCCATGGGCGCCTCCAAACTGGTTAAGTTTCCACCCTATTCTTTTCGTTCAAATACTATATGTATATTTGATTTTATTTCTTTCATTTTCCTATTTTACTAGAAACATGAAAGTTACAAACTTTCCTAGTTATCAGATATCTACGGTTCTCTTTTGTTGTGTAATACTTGTGATGATAGCTTTCCTTTCCTTATTTATTATCCAAACTGGCGGAATATTAGCCTGGGTTACTGATTACAAAACAACTTATCTAACAGGTAGGAAAGGAGTAGGGGGATTAAGCTTTATTATAAGATATCTTTCACCGCTAGTTGCATTTATGCTAGGTCTTTACTTAAGACAGTTTAAACAAAAATTCATTCCATTTTTACTTGGCGTATTATTTTTACTTTTCTTGTCGTATTTTCAGGGATTTAAAAGTACCTTTATTATTTTTCTTGTTATGATGATTTCTCCTTGGCTTTATAAAATTGAAATTACAAATACCAAGATTTTTGTAATGGGGCTGCTTTTTTTTCTATTTTTAGGTTTTGCAAATTATCTAAGATCTGATGGTCTTTATAATTCATTTCAAACATCTATTGAATATTTGATGTCATACTTTAATGTGTTTTATCTTCAAGACATAGTATTAAATAACTATGAACCTCAATTCATGCAGACGATTGGACTTTTTTTGAACAAATATGCGGCAATAATGGGAGGGGGTAATCCTAATGCTAACTTTGATCTGTCAGTTATGTTGACGAAAGTTTATTTTCCTGGACAATGGGAATCCTGGGGTGCCACTCAACAATGGCCATTGGTTACTGATCTATATTTCAATTGGTACGGTATGTTATTTGGCTGGATACCTTTAATTATTTATGCTGCTATTATTTCGAAATTATACAAATTATTTATTGATTGTAATTTATATTTCTGGCCGATATATATTTTCTTATTTTTTAGGATTTTTTCAACTTTGAGGTCTACTGTAATACCATGGGATATTATAGTCATGATAGTTTTCTTTTTTTTGTTTTATCTTTCAATGAAAGTGATTTATTATGTTAAAAAATAA
- a CDS encoding acylneuraminate cytidylyltransferase family protein — translation MIENSKEILCTICARGGSKGVKNKNIRELSGKPLIAHSIQRAKDSKLFEHIVVSTDSDEIAEISIKYGAEVFFKRDDDLASDTAGKVPVIRDAFIRSESHFSKKFDTLIDLDATSPLRTVEDIINSLELFEREGFDNLFSVMPSRKSPYFNLVEEDKDGRVNLSKPLDETVLRRQDAPKTYDINGSIYIWKRDIILKEDSLFLDKTGLYVMPEERSIDIDTAVDFKFVEFLMRDN, via the coding sequence ATGATTGAAAATAGTAAAGAAATTTTATGTACAATTTGTGCTAGGGGTGGTTCAAAAGGAGTGAAAAACAAAAATATACGTGAGCTTTCTGGAAAACCACTTATTGCTCACTCCATACAGCGTGCTAAAGATTCTAAGTTATTTGAGCACATCGTAGTTAGTACAGATTCAGATGAAATTGCTGAAATTTCAATCAAATATGGTGCTGAAGTTTTTTTTAAGAGAGATGATGATCTTGCATCTGATACAGCTGGGAAAGTACCTGTTATAAGGGATGCCTTCATTCGCTCAGAAAGTCATTTTTCGAAAAAATTTGATACCCTAATCGATTTGGATGCAACCTCACCATTAAGAACTGTTGAAGATATTATTAATTCTCTTGAATTGTTCGAAAGAGAGGGTTTTGATAATCTTTTTTCGGTAATGCCAAGCAGAAAAAGTCCTTATTTTAACCTCGTAGAGGAGGATAAGGATGGAAGAGTCAATTTATCTAAGCCTTTGGATGAAACTGTATTGAGAAGACAAGATGCACCGAAAACTTATGATATTAATGGTTCAATTTATATTTGGAAAAGAGATATTATATTAAAAGAAGATTCTCTTTTTTTAGATAAAACTGGTCTTTACGTGATGCCTGAAGAGAGATCAATTGATATTGATACTGCTGTAGACTTTAAGTTTGTTGAATTTTTAATGAGGGATAATTAA